From Lonchura striata isolate bLonStr1 chromosome 3, bLonStr1.mat, whole genome shotgun sequence, one genomic window encodes:
- the KIAA0408 gene encoding uncharacterized protein KIAA0408 homolog, whose product MDLREQLKNTERNWNKEKMELLERFDNERKEWECQWKVMQKKIEELYQEVKLRRESNMTIHDSKAIQSKMLQLSMHSPTLQESDTEELNHQHNVTNDRMEKGSLLGVTGHEWKEPRDKSRNNTLLVDNLAFEDHEEPEDSLTIKNSEQNTKNYIGDLNIALKELARVSEELCSYQEEIRKKSNHRRMKSLPFLGEFEESQNAVILPEMNHVSSNESQTSVAFETEEHNNRKNLMSSTKALKDISYSSLTGDTGTDFRPWQKKEAPPVPPRSTSRHLTNSLSAVVQLSEAPVRDPGINSNCKAQDCWNGGKLRNPSPVNKNKSAIACANEGQAVKVPGMVTAAIPVTRIVCNVPTSFCHNTWAYDMGKLGKDNKNEPSPLSAQKSCSDGNMAQSNKMHQKQNTKSHSSPFYSNDFYAPATSHNDLLDDTRYPLGKTQRNEMLAAKIDEFNRTVFHTDKRNNALQENQVPQTASENHKPCDPLCDSATSRAETVNTSCVSNHKLSAAKEQETNNPSKAVRTAGQQKHMNGLPNTSGYRHMLHEHDWRPSNLSGRPRSADSRSNYGVVEKLLKTYEKSTATSLCNAKCCKDKRTQANSEFTNGGCKTLSQYLEMLQIEQEKQDFPRNSARHIGQQLKQGKERQKLPEIFVPAKCSSEKGFSRPARPANRRLPSRWASRSPSAPPAVRRTVYSSVSFQSETSVV is encoded by the exons ATGGACCTGCGTGAACAACTGAAGAATACTGAGAGGAActggaataaagaaaaaatggaattgcTGGAGAGATTTGACAATGAAAGGAAAGAATGGGAATGTCAATGGAAGGTCATGCAGAAGAAAATAGAAGAG CTTTACCAGGAGGTAAAACTCAGAAGGGAGAGCAATATGACCATCCATGATAGCAAGGCCATTCAGAGCAAGATGCTGCAGCTGTCCATGCATTCCCCTACTTTGCAAGAGAGTGACACAGAGGAGCTGAACCATCAACACAATGTGACAAACGACAGAATGGAGAAAGGGAGTCTGCTTGGTGTAACAGGACATGAGTGGAAGGAACCCAGAGACAAAAGCAGAAACAATACTCTGTTAGTGGACAATCTGGCCTTTGAGGACCACGAAGAACCTGAAGACAGCCTCACCATTAAAAATTCGGAGCAAAATACCAAGAATTATATTGGTGATCTCAATATA gCTCTTAAAGAACTTGCCAGAGTCAGTGAAGAATTGTGCAGCTATCAAGAGGAAATTCGAAAGAAGTCCAATCACAGAAG AATGAAGTCACTTCCTTTCCTGGGGGAATTTGAGGAATCCCAAAACGCAGTTATTCTGCCTGAGATGAACCATGTGTCCAGCAATGAATCACAGACTTCAGTTGCTTTTGAAACAGAGGAACATAATAATAGGAAGAATCTGATGAGTTCTACCAAGGCTTTGAAGGACATTTCTTACAGTAGTCTTACTGGTGACACAGGAACAGATTTCAGACCTTGGCAAAAGAAAGAAGCTCCACCAGTTCCTCCACGGAGCACTTCTCGGCACCTAACAAACTCACTTTCTGCAGTTGTACAGCTTTCAGAAGCACCAGTAAGAGATCCAGGTATCAATAGCAATTGCAAGGCTCAGGATTGCTGGAATGGGGGGAAGCTGAGAAATCCTTCACctgtaaacaaaaataaatctgcaatAGCCTGTGCAAATGAAGGGCAGGCTGTGAAAGTCCCTGGGATGGTAACTGCTGCAATACCTGTAACCAGAATTGTGTGTAATGTTCCAACGAGTTTCTGCCACAACACATGGGCATATGATATGGGCAAGCTTggaaaagacaataaaaatgaGCCTTCCCCACTGTCAGCTCAGAAGAGTTGCTCAGATGGAAATATGGCCCAAAGCAACAAGATGCATCAGAAACAAAACACCAAGTCTCACAGCAGCCCTTTTTACAGTAATGACTTTTATGCCCCTGCTACCTCGCACAATGATCTTTTGGATGACACCAGGTATCCTTTGGGAAAGACCCAAAGAAATGAAATGCTAGCAGCAAAGATTGATGAGTTTAATCGGACTGTATTTCACACAGATAAACGTAACAATGCTCTGCAGGAAAACCAGGTGCCTCAAACAGCATCAGAAAATCACAAACCCTGTGATCCGCTGTGTGACTCTGCTACTAGCAGGGCAGAAACTGTAAATACGTCTTGTGTTTCAAATCACAAGCTCTCTGCAGCAAAGGAGCAAGAAACTAACAACCCCAGCAAAGCTGTCAGGACAGCAGGGCAACAAAAACACATGAATGGACTTCCAAATACTAGTGGTTATAGGCACATGCTTCATGAGCATGACTGGAGACCAAGTAATTTATCCGGCCGCCCGCGTTCAGCTGACTCAAGGTCGAACTATGGTGTTGttgaaaagcttttgaaaacCTATGAAAAATCAACTGCGACTTCTCTGTGTAATGCAAAATGCTGCAAAGATAAGAGGACACAGGCAAATTCTGAATTCACGAATGGGGGCTGTAAGACACTGAGTCAGTATTTAGAAATGCTCCAGATTGAGCAAGAAAAACAAGACTTTCCAAGGAATTCAGCCAGGCATATTGGGCAGCAACTCAAGCAAGGAAAAGAGAGACAGAAGTTACCAGAG ATATTTGTGCCAGCTAAATGTTCAAGTGAGAAGGGCTTCTCCCGTCCCGCTCGGCCAGCAAATCGACGCCTACCTTCCAGATGGGCATCCAGATCCCCATCAGCCCCTCCTGCTGTGAGAAGAACAGTGTACAGCTCTGTCTCCTTTCAGTCAGAGACTTCAGTAGTCTGA